The Punica granatum isolate Tunisia-2019 chromosome 4, ASM765513v2, whole genome shotgun sequence genome has a window encoding:
- the LOC116205750 gene encoding WD repeat-containing protein 13 isoform X2, with the protein MARRPSSLPSAIKILQSSGSFFVNVNELIFAFDSQHEEEEEEMAEEPEVGISTMAEEKVEKQEKEKETLDPDLFCCLLQPWSSEADPDYVGVRRLLLHRKALSGVLRRRDWRCNGKGYVAYRNYIRRPRNWETLQVPSLQSTPGNSGRWVPSPNPLSLLYEAESWSSSRDLRGGNLASSHRTSFSSSASDNDRPRRQRTEAAYSFVGMQCIFDQCRASVTVLKFGHMSSDLLAYGVSDGSLTVCTVAEPPSVMKQLTGHSKEVTDFDFTSNNQYIASTSADKTVRVWEISKGICIRVIYGVSSQLCIRFHPVNNNFLSVGNANKEITVFNFSTGRIINKMVFSGEVTSMDHDHTGNLIFCGDAKGYIYSISMNSHTGALSRSHRDHSSSKHKSPVTTVQYRSFSLLARGPVLLTCSQDGTFCFFSVALEVQGYLTLRCSLKLVPRVHSISRASFCPLLSLEKGEYIVTGSEDSNVYFYDLTRPRHTCVNKLQGHRFPVIDVAWNHGENLLASSDLYGTVIVWRRAKTS; encoded by the exons ATGGCTCGTCGACCGTCTTCTCTTCCCTCTGCAATCAAAATTCTGCAATCCAGCGGAAGCTTCTTCGTCAATGTCAATGAGCTGATCTTTGCCTTCGATTCACAgcacgaagaagaagaagaagaaatggcGGAAGAGCCTGAGGTTGGGATAAGCACAATGGCAGAAGAGAAGGTAGAAAAAcaagagaaggagaaagagacATTGGATCCCGACTTGTTCTGCTGCTTGCTCCAGCCTTGGAGCTCCGAAGCTGATCCTGATTACGTCGGAGTCCGGCGCCTCCTCCTTCACCGGAAGGCCCTATCGGGCGTTCTCCGCCGCCGa GATTGGAGATGCAACGGAAAAGGTTACGTTGCGTACCGGAACTATATACGCCGGCCGAGGAATTGGGAGACTCTGCAGGTACCGAGCCTCCAAAGCACTCCCGGGAACAG CGGGCGGTGGGTGCCATCTCCAAATCCTCTCTCCCTCTTATATGAAGCAGAAAGTTGGAGTTCGAGCAGG GATCTACGGGGTGGCAATCTAGCTTCAAGCCACAGAACAAGTTTCAGCTCCAGTGCAAGTGATAACGATCGGCCACGTCGGCAAAGGACTGAAGCTGCGTATTCATTTGTGGGGATGCAGTGCATCTTTGACCAATGCAGAGCTTCTG TTACGGTTCTAAAGTTTGGTCACATGAGTTCTGACCTACTTGCATATGGAGTGTCAGATGGAAGTTTGACAGTATGTACTGTTGCTGAGCCACCTTCAGTCATGAAGCAATTGACTGGACATTCAAAAGAGGTCACAG ATTTTGACTTCACATCAAACAATCAGTACATCGCATCAACATCAGCAGACAAAACTGTGAGAGTTTGGGAGATATCTAAAGGCATCTGCATTCGAGTTATATATGGTGTATCATCACAGTTGTGTATTCGATTTCACCCT GTAAACAACAATTTCCTTTCTGTTGGTAATGCTAACAAAGAAATTACT GTATTCAACTTCAGCACTGGGAGGATTATCAATAAGATGGTCTTCAGTGGCGAGGTTACCTCGATGGACCATGATCATACGGGCAATCTTATCTTCTGTGGGGATGCAAAG GGTTATATATACTCCATAAGTATGAACTCTCACACAGGAGCGCTTTCACGTTCTCACCGTGATCATAGCAGCAGCAAACACAAGTCTCCTGTTACAACTGTGCAGTACCGAAGTTTCTCTCTGCTAGCACGAGGCCCTGTCCTGCTGACTTGTTCCCAAGATGGAACTTTCTGTTTCTTCAG TGTTGCTCTGGAAGTTCAAGGTTATCTAACACTTCGTTGCTCACTCAAATTAGTTCCTCGAGTCCACAGCATTAGTAGAGCTTCATTTTGCCCCTTGCTCTCCCTTGAGAAGGGAGAATATATAG TTACTGGAAGCGAGGACTCGAACGTCTATTTCTACGACCTTACTCGACCAAGGCATACATGTGTAAACAAGCTACAG GGTCATCGTTTTCCTGTTATAGATGTTGCCTGGAACCACGGGGAGAACTTGCTGGCTTCATCTGACTTATACGGGACAGTCATCGTATGGCGGAGAGCGAAAACAAGTTAG
- the LOC116205749 gene encoding beta-galactosidase 3-like, translating to MEGASSASIRWALLCTLLCLSLSLSHCNVTYDGRSLIIDGHRRILFSGSIHYPRSTPQMWEGLVRKAKDGGLDVIDTYVFWNVHEPSPGNYNFEGRYDVVRFIKTVRDAGMYVHLRIGPYICGEWNFGGFPVWLKFVPGISFRTDNEPFKLAMKKFTQKIVQMMKVEHLFQSQGGPIILSQIENEYEPVKKIFGEAGKAYMNWVANIAVGMGTGVPWVMCKEDDAPDPVINTCNGFYCDYFSPNKPYKPTMWTEAWTGWFTDFGGPLYKRPVEDLAFSVARFIQKGGSFVNYYMYHGGTNFGRTAGGPFIITSYDYDAPIDEYGLIRQPKYGHLKDLHSAMKLCERALLNANPVVEPLGNYEQAHVFSSTSGGCAAFLSNYRTNSNVRVTFRNRHYDLPPWSISILPDCVNEAFNTAKVRVGTMEFQFLPLKTGLKPWESFNEGVSFVEEDSKISVAGLLEQLNMTRDATDYLWYTTSVDISPSESFGGRSPLLRVQSAGHAMHVFINGQLSGSAFGTREKRRFNFAGNINLRVGTNRISLLSVAVGLQNQGSHFESWSTGIAGPVTLEGLDRGTRDLSWQKWSYKVGLKGEYMNLHLPDSSQSGSWMHESSIMQKQQPLTWYKTYFDAPEEDEPLALDMGSMGKGQVWINGQSIGRYWTALAKGECGGCSYSGTYRPVRCQSRCGHPTQQWYHVPRSWLKPTDNLLVVFEEIGGDALRISLMKRSVSAA from the exons ATGGAAGGAGCAAGCTCAGCTTCCATCAGGTGGGCTTTGCTCTGCACACTCCTCTGCTTATCCCTCAGCCTCTCACATTGCAATGTTACTTACGACGGGAGGTCACTCATCATCGACGGCCACCGGAGAATCCTTTTCTCTGGCTCCATTCACTACCCAAGAAGCACTCCTCAA ATGTGGGAAGGCCTCGTTCGGAAGGCGAAGGATGGCGGATTGGACGTTATCGACACATACGTGTTTTGGAATGTTCATGAGCCGTCTCCTGGAAAT TATAACTTTGAAGGAAGATATGATGTGGTTCGGTTCATCAAGACCGTCAGAGATGCTGGGATGTACGTACATCTTCGTATTGGGCCTTACATTTGCGGGGAGTGGAATTTTGG AGGATTTCCCGTATGGTTGAAGTTTGTTCCGGGCATTAGCTTCAGGACGGATAATGAGCCTTTCAAG CTGGCTATGAAAAAATTCACTCAGAAAATCGTTCAAATGATGAAAGTTGAACACTTGTTTCAGTCTCAAGGAGGTCCCATAATCCTTTCACAG ATTGAGAATGAATATGAGCCCGTCAAGAAGATATTCGGGGAAGCGGGAAAAGCTTATATGAATTGGGTTGCGAATATAGCAGTTGGAATGGGGACCGGCGTCCCCTGGGTTATGtgcaaagaagatgatgcccCTGACCCAGTG ATAAACACATGTAACGGTTTCTACTGCGATTACTTCTCCCCCAACAAACCTTATAAACCAACAATGTGGACCGAGGCCTGGACTGGGTG GTTTACGGATTTCGGGGGCCCGCTCTACAAGCGGCCAGTTGAGGATTTGGCATTTTCAGTTGCCCGCTTCATTCAGAAAGGAGGCTCTTTTGTCAACTACTACATG TACCATGGAGGTACCAATTTCGGTAGAACTGCAGGAGGACCCTTCATCATCACGAGCTACGACTATGATGCTCCCATCGATGAATATG GCTTGATCAGGCAGCCCAAGTACGGACACTTGAAGGACCTACACAGTGCTATGAAGCTATGCGAGCGAGCTCTCCTCAATGCAAATCCTGTTGTTGAGCCCCTAGGAAACTACGAACAG GCTCATGTATTTTCATCAACCTCGGGGGGCTGTGCGGCTTTCCTCTCCAATTACCGTACAAATTCCAACGTAAGGGTGACTTTCCGAAATAGGCACTACGACTTGCCGCCTTGGTCTATAAGCATTCTTCCTGATTGCGTTAACGAAGCCTTCAACACTGCAAAG GTGAGAGTCGGGACCATGGAGTTCCAATTTTTGCCCCTGAAAACGGGATTGAAACCGTGGGAATCTTTTAACGAGGGCGTATCGTTCGTTGAAGAAGATTCAAAAATATCAGTAGCTGGCCTGCTGGAGCAGCTAAACATGACCAGAGATGCTACAGACTATCTCTGGTATACTACTAG TGTTGATATCAGTCCATCCGAGTCATTTGGGGGCAGAAGCCCTCTTCTTAGAGTTCAGTCGGCAGGTCATGCCATGCACGTCTTCATTAACGGGCAATTATCAG GTTCCGCCTTTGGCACACGGGAGAAAAGGAGATTCAACTTTGCCGGAAACATCAATTTACGTGTTGGAACCAATCGGATTTCACTGCTCAGTGTTGCGGTTGGATTGCAG AACCAAGGTTCCCACTTTGAGTCTTGGAGCACGGGCATAGCAGGACCAGTCACATTAGAAGGCCTGGATCGAGGGACGAGAGACTTGTCATGGCAGAAATGGTCTTACAAG GTTGGCCTTAAGGGAGAATACATGAATCTACACTTACCAGATTCCTCTCAATCGGGTAGTTGGATGCACGAGTCCTCCATAATGCAGAAACAGCAACCTCTAACTTGGTACAAG ACTTATTTCGATGCACCAGAGGAGGATGAGCCATTGGCCTTGGACATGGGAAGCATGGGGAAAGGTCAGGTGTGGATCAATGGGCAGAGCATTGGAAGGTACTGGACTGCCTTAGCTAAGGGAGAATGCGGCGGTTGCAGCTACTCTGGCACTTATCGTCCTGTGAGATGTCAATCGCGATGCGGGCACCCAACTCAACAATG GTACCACGTGCCACGCTCTTGGCTGAAGCCGACCGACAACCTTCTCGTTGTGTTCGAAGAAATAGGCGGGGATGCATTGAGGATCAGTCTAATGAAAAGATCAGTTTCCGCTGCCTAA
- the LOC116205750 gene encoding WD repeat-containing protein 13 isoform X1 produces the protein MARRPSSLPSAIKILQSSGSFFVNVNELIFAFDSQHEEEEEEMAEEPEVGISTMAEEKVEKQEKEKETLDPDLFCCLLQPWSSEADPDYVGVRRLLLHRKALSGVLRRRDWRCNGKGYVAYRNYIRRPRNWETLQVPSLQSTPGNSGRWVPSPNPLSLLYEAESWSSSRVNSWPDLRGGNLASSHRTSFSSSASDNDRPRRQRTEAAYSFVGMQCIFDQCRASVTVLKFGHMSSDLLAYGVSDGSLTVCTVAEPPSVMKQLTGHSKEVTDFDFTSNNQYIASTSADKTVRVWEISKGICIRVIYGVSSQLCIRFHPVNNNFLSVGNANKEITVFNFSTGRIINKMVFSGEVTSMDHDHTGNLIFCGDAKGYIYSISMNSHTGALSRSHRDHSSSKHKSPVTTVQYRSFSLLARGPVLLTCSQDGTFCFFSVALEVQGYLTLRCSLKLVPRVHSISRASFCPLLSLEKGEYIVTGSEDSNVYFYDLTRPRHTCVNKLQGHRFPVIDVAWNHGENLLASSDLYGTVIVWRRAKTS, from the exons ATGGCTCGTCGACCGTCTTCTCTTCCCTCTGCAATCAAAATTCTGCAATCCAGCGGAAGCTTCTTCGTCAATGTCAATGAGCTGATCTTTGCCTTCGATTCACAgcacgaagaagaagaagaagaaatggcGGAAGAGCCTGAGGTTGGGATAAGCACAATGGCAGAAGAGAAGGTAGAAAAAcaagagaaggagaaagagacATTGGATCCCGACTTGTTCTGCTGCTTGCTCCAGCCTTGGAGCTCCGAAGCTGATCCTGATTACGTCGGAGTCCGGCGCCTCCTCCTTCACCGGAAGGCCCTATCGGGCGTTCTCCGCCGCCGa GATTGGAGATGCAACGGAAAAGGTTACGTTGCGTACCGGAACTATATACGCCGGCCGAGGAATTGGGAGACTCTGCAGGTACCGAGCCTCCAAAGCACTCCCGGGAACAG CGGGCGGTGGGTGCCATCTCCAAATCCTCTCTCCCTCTTATATGAAGCAGAAAGTTGGAGTTCGAGCAGGGTAAACAGTTGGCCG GATCTACGGGGTGGCAATCTAGCTTCAAGCCACAGAACAAGTTTCAGCTCCAGTGCAAGTGATAACGATCGGCCACGTCGGCAAAGGACTGAAGCTGCGTATTCATTTGTGGGGATGCAGTGCATCTTTGACCAATGCAGAGCTTCTG TTACGGTTCTAAAGTTTGGTCACATGAGTTCTGACCTACTTGCATATGGAGTGTCAGATGGAAGTTTGACAGTATGTACTGTTGCTGAGCCACCTTCAGTCATGAAGCAATTGACTGGACATTCAAAAGAGGTCACAG ATTTTGACTTCACATCAAACAATCAGTACATCGCATCAACATCAGCAGACAAAACTGTGAGAGTTTGGGAGATATCTAAAGGCATCTGCATTCGAGTTATATATGGTGTATCATCACAGTTGTGTATTCGATTTCACCCT GTAAACAACAATTTCCTTTCTGTTGGTAATGCTAACAAAGAAATTACT GTATTCAACTTCAGCACTGGGAGGATTATCAATAAGATGGTCTTCAGTGGCGAGGTTACCTCGATGGACCATGATCATACGGGCAATCTTATCTTCTGTGGGGATGCAAAG GGTTATATATACTCCATAAGTATGAACTCTCACACAGGAGCGCTTTCACGTTCTCACCGTGATCATAGCAGCAGCAAACACAAGTCTCCTGTTACAACTGTGCAGTACCGAAGTTTCTCTCTGCTAGCACGAGGCCCTGTCCTGCTGACTTGTTCCCAAGATGGAACTTTCTGTTTCTTCAG TGTTGCTCTGGAAGTTCAAGGTTATCTAACACTTCGTTGCTCACTCAAATTAGTTCCTCGAGTCCACAGCATTAGTAGAGCTTCATTTTGCCCCTTGCTCTCCCTTGAGAAGGGAGAATATATAG TTACTGGAAGCGAGGACTCGAACGTCTATTTCTACGACCTTACTCGACCAAGGCATACATGTGTAAACAAGCTACAG GGTCATCGTTTTCCTGTTATAGATGTTGCCTGGAACCACGGGGAGAACTTGCTGGCTTCATCTGACTTATACGGGACAGTCATCGTATGGCGGAGAGCGAAAACAAGTTAG
- the LOC116205750 gene encoding WD repeat-containing protein 13 isoform X3, translating into MARRPSSLPSAIKILQSSGSFFVNVNELIFAFDSQHEEEEEEMAEEPEVGISTMAEEKVEKQEKEKETLDPDLFCCLLQPWSSEADPDYVGVRRLLLHRKALSGVLRRRDWRCNGKGYVAYRNYIRRPRNWETLQVPSLQSTPGNSGRWVPSPNPLSLLYEAESWSSSRVNSWPDLRGGNLASSHRTSFSSSASDNDRPRRQRTEAAYSFVGMQCIFDQCRASDGSLTVCTVAEPPSVMKQLTGHSKEVTDFDFTSNNQYIASTSADKTVRVWEISKGICIRVIYGVSSQLCIRFHPVNNNFLSVGNANKEITVFNFSTGRIINKMVFSGEVTSMDHDHTGNLIFCGDAKGYIYSISMNSHTGALSRSHRDHSSSKHKSPVTTVQYRSFSLLARGPVLLTCSQDGTFCFFSVALEVQGYLTLRCSLKLVPRVHSISRASFCPLLSLEKGEYIVTGSEDSNVYFYDLTRPRHTCVNKLQGHRFPVIDVAWNHGENLLASSDLYGTVIVWRRAKTS; encoded by the exons ATGGCTCGTCGACCGTCTTCTCTTCCCTCTGCAATCAAAATTCTGCAATCCAGCGGAAGCTTCTTCGTCAATGTCAATGAGCTGATCTTTGCCTTCGATTCACAgcacgaagaagaagaagaagaaatggcGGAAGAGCCTGAGGTTGGGATAAGCACAATGGCAGAAGAGAAGGTAGAAAAAcaagagaaggagaaagagacATTGGATCCCGACTTGTTCTGCTGCTTGCTCCAGCCTTGGAGCTCCGAAGCTGATCCTGATTACGTCGGAGTCCGGCGCCTCCTCCTTCACCGGAAGGCCCTATCGGGCGTTCTCCGCCGCCGa GATTGGAGATGCAACGGAAAAGGTTACGTTGCGTACCGGAACTATATACGCCGGCCGAGGAATTGGGAGACTCTGCAGGTACCGAGCCTCCAAAGCACTCCCGGGAACAG CGGGCGGTGGGTGCCATCTCCAAATCCTCTCTCCCTCTTATATGAAGCAGAAAGTTGGAGTTCGAGCAGGGTAAACAGTTGGCCG GATCTACGGGGTGGCAATCTAGCTTCAAGCCACAGAACAAGTTTCAGCTCCAGTGCAAGTGATAACGATCGGCCACGTCGGCAAAGGACTGAAGCTGCGTATTCATTTGTGGGGATGCAGTGCATCTTTGACCAATGCAGAGCTTCTG ATGGAAGTTTGACAGTATGTACTGTTGCTGAGCCACCTTCAGTCATGAAGCAATTGACTGGACATTCAAAAGAGGTCACAG ATTTTGACTTCACATCAAACAATCAGTACATCGCATCAACATCAGCAGACAAAACTGTGAGAGTTTGGGAGATATCTAAAGGCATCTGCATTCGAGTTATATATGGTGTATCATCACAGTTGTGTATTCGATTTCACCCT GTAAACAACAATTTCCTTTCTGTTGGTAATGCTAACAAAGAAATTACT GTATTCAACTTCAGCACTGGGAGGATTATCAATAAGATGGTCTTCAGTGGCGAGGTTACCTCGATGGACCATGATCATACGGGCAATCTTATCTTCTGTGGGGATGCAAAG GGTTATATATACTCCATAAGTATGAACTCTCACACAGGAGCGCTTTCACGTTCTCACCGTGATCATAGCAGCAGCAAACACAAGTCTCCTGTTACAACTGTGCAGTACCGAAGTTTCTCTCTGCTAGCACGAGGCCCTGTCCTGCTGACTTGTTCCCAAGATGGAACTTTCTGTTTCTTCAG TGTTGCTCTGGAAGTTCAAGGTTATCTAACACTTCGTTGCTCACTCAAATTAGTTCCTCGAGTCCACAGCATTAGTAGAGCTTCATTTTGCCCCTTGCTCTCCCTTGAGAAGGGAGAATATATAG TTACTGGAAGCGAGGACTCGAACGTCTATTTCTACGACCTTACTCGACCAAGGCATACATGTGTAAACAAGCTACAG GGTCATCGTTTTCCTGTTATAGATGTTGCCTGGAACCACGGGGAGAACTTGCTGGCTTCATCTGACTTATACGGGACAGTCATCGTATGGCGGAGAGCGAAAACAAGTTAG